A section of the Paralichthys olivaceus isolate ysfri-2021 chromosome 14, ASM2471397v2, whole genome shotgun sequence genome encodes:
- the hs3st1l1 gene encoding heparan sulfate (glucosamine) 3-O-sulfotransferase 1-like1 — MTCFLISAFLLVFQTYAAPRELIQPGNGITLDPMDLVSGQSANITGDVSSSPPPGTSKRAPHSIIIGVRKGGTRALLEMLDIHPEVAAAATEVHFFDWDENYAKGFEWYRELMPYSYPHQITVEKTPGYFTSALAPERICAMNSSIKLLLILRDPAERVISDYTQVYFNRLENHKPVQAIENLLVRNGALNIRYKAIQRSLYDVHMRNWLRHFPLEQIHIVDGDALIHDPLPELQKVELFLNLPPRIVSSNFYFNQTKGFYCIRSDGRERCLHESKGRPHPAVNSTILQQLRSYLQEHNRTFFRLVKRTFDWQ; from the coding sequence ATGACTTGTTTCCTGATATCAGCCTTTCTTCTGGTTTTCCAGACATATGCTGCTCCACGTGAGCTCATCCAGCCAGGAAATGGCATAACACTGGACCCCATGGACCTTGTTTCTGGACAATCAGCAAATATCACTGGAGATGTGTCCTCATCTCCACCCCCAGGAACAAGTAAAAGAGCCCCACATAGTATCATTATTGGGGTACGGAAGGGGGGCACAAGAGCACTGCTGGAGATGCTCGATATACACCCTGAGGTTGCTGCTGCGGCCACTGAGGTGCACTTCTTTGACTGGGATGAGAACTATGCCAAGGGCTTTGAGTGGTACCGAGAGTTGATGCCCTACTCTTACCCCCACCAGATCACAGTGGAGAAAACTCCTGGTTACTTCACATCAGCCCTTGCACCAGAACGCATCTGTGCCATGAACTCCTCTATAAAGCTGCTATTGATCTTGCGCGACCCGGCCGAGCGGGTCATCTCTGACTACACACAGGTGTACTTCAACCGGCTGGAGAACCACAAGCCAGTGCAAGCCATTGAGAACCTGCTAGTGCGTAATGGAGCCCTAAATATCAGATACAAGGCCATTCAGAGGAGCCTTTATGACGTCCATATGCGTAACTGGCTGCGTCACTTTCCCCTGGAACAAATACACATCGTAGATGGGGACGCTCTGATCCATGACCCCCTGCCAGAGCTTCAGAAGGTGGAGCTCTTCCTTAATTTGCCGCCAAGGATAGTGTCCTCCAACTTCTACTTCAACCAGACCAAGGGGTTTTACTGTATCCGAAGTGACGGTAGAGAGCGATGTCTGCACGAGTCTAAGGGGCGTCCTCACCCAGCTGTCAATAGCACcatcctccagcagctccgCTCCTACCTACAGGAACACAACCGAACCTTCTTCAGACTGGTGAAGCGCACCTTTGACTGGCAATAA